In a single window of the Ancylobacter polymorphus genome:
- the mtaB gene encoding tRNA (N(6)-L-threonylcarbamoyladenosine(37)-C(2))-methylthiotransferase MtaB encodes MPLAAPAPASAVEVVSFGCRLNALDSASAKAMAGAAGLENAVIVNTCAVTAAAVKQARQTIRRLKREAPTRRIIVTGCAAQTEPARFAAMGEVDRVLGNAEKTAPEAWQATRAALDFGLDHEAKIVVGDIMAVRETAPHLLDGPADTIEGHTRAFVQVQDGCDHRCTFCVIPYGRGNSRSVPMGAVVARVRELVEQGTREIVLTGVDLTSYGAGLPGAPRLGTLVRTLLRHVPELPRLRLSSLDSVEVDDELMRALAEEERLMPHLHLSLQAGDDLILKRMKRRHSREQAIGFCRALRRARPEMVFGADLIAGFPTESETAFRASLDLVDSCGLTHLHVFPFSPRPGTPAARMPAVDPALVKERARRLRDKGAQALLRHLAAEVGARREVLAERGGLARTKSFTPVRLASALAPGTLTHIRIAGHDGVRLIAA; translated from the coding sequence ATGCCGCTCGCCGCCCCGGCCCCTGCGTCCGCCGTTGAGGTCGTCAGTTTCGGCTGCCGGCTGAACGCGCTCGATTCCGCCAGCGCCAAGGCGATGGCCGGCGCGGCGGGGCTGGAGAACGCGGTCATCGTCAATACCTGTGCCGTCACCGCCGCGGCGGTGAAGCAGGCGCGTCAGACCATCCGCCGGCTCAAGCGCGAGGCCCCCACCCGCCGCATCATCGTCACCGGCTGCGCCGCGCAGACCGAGCCCGCCCGCTTCGCGGCGATGGGAGAAGTCGACCGCGTGCTCGGCAATGCCGAGAAGACCGCGCCGGAGGCGTGGCAGGCGACCCGCGCCGCGCTCGATTTCGGCCTCGACCACGAGGCGAAGATCGTCGTCGGCGACATCATGGCGGTGCGCGAGACCGCGCCGCATCTGCTGGACGGGCCGGCCGACACGATCGAGGGACACACACGCGCCTTCGTGCAGGTGCAGGATGGCTGCGACCATCGCTGCACCTTCTGCGTCATCCCCTATGGGCGAGGCAATTCCCGCTCCGTGCCCATGGGCGCGGTCGTCGCGCGGGTGCGCGAGCTCGTGGAACAGGGCACGCGCGAAATCGTGCTCACCGGGGTCGACCTCACCTCCTACGGCGCCGGCCTTCCCGGCGCGCCACGGCTCGGCACGCTGGTGCGCACCCTGCTGCGCCATGTGCCGGAACTGCCCCGGCTGCGGCTCTCCTCGCTCGATTCAGTGGAGGTCGACGACGAACTGATGCGCGCACTGGCGGAAGAAGAGCGGCTGATGCCGCATCTCCACCTCTCGCTGCAGGCGGGCGACGATCTCATCCTCAAGCGGATGAAGCGCCGGCATTCGCGCGAACAGGCCATCGGCTTCTGCCGCGCCCTGCGCCGGGCCCGGCCGGAAATGGTGTTCGGCGCCGATCTCATCGCCGGCTTCCCCACGGAATCGGAAACGGCCTTCCGCGCCTCGCTCGATCTGGTGGATTCCTGCGGGCTGACGCATCTGCACGTCTTCCCCTTCTCCCCGCGCCCCGGCACCCCGGCGGCGCGCATGCCGGCGGTCGACCCCGCTCTCGTGAAGGAGCGCGCCCGCCGCCTGCGGGACAAGGGGGCGCAGGCGCTGCTGCGCCACCTCGCCGCCGAGGTCGGGGCGCGGCGCGAAGTGCTGGCCGAGCGTGGCGGCCTCGCGCGCACCAAGAGCTTCACCCCGGTGCGCCTGGCCTCGGCGCTGGCGCCCGGAACGCTGACCCATATCCGCATC
- the dapF gene encoding diaminopimelate epimerase, protein MAALENRPFVKMNGLGNEIVVLDLRDAPLAVPPEEARALARPEVLPFDQIMALYPPQTEGTRAFVRIINSDGSESGACGNGTRCIALYESGRTGAQHMLFESVAGPLECTLAPEGITVDMGVPRFGWHDIPLAGPVSDTRAIELQAGPADAPVLRAPAVVNVGNPHAIFWVEDINAVDLALLGPELERHPIFPERANISAAQVVSPDHIVLKVWERGVGLTRACGTAACATAVCAARLGLTGRRVTISLPGGDLVIDWRESDDHMLMTGPAEVEFDGRLTAVMLGEAE, encoded by the coding sequence ATGGCCGCGCTGGAAAACCGACCCTTCGTCAAGATGAACGGCCTCGGCAACGAGATCGTCGTGCTCGATCTGCGCGACGCCCCGCTCGCCGTGCCGCCGGAAGAAGCGCGCGCCCTCGCCCGGCCGGAGGTGCTGCCCTTCGACCAGATCATGGCGCTCTACCCGCCACAAACCGAGGGCACGCGCGCTTTCGTGCGCATCATCAATTCCGACGGTTCGGAATCCGGTGCCTGCGGCAACGGCACACGTTGCATCGCGCTTTATGAATCCGGCCGCACAGGCGCGCAGCATATGCTGTTCGAGAGCGTCGCCGGCCCGCTGGAGTGCACCCTCGCCCCCGAGGGCATCACCGTCGACATGGGTGTGCCGCGTTTCGGCTGGCACGACATCCCGCTCGCCGGCCCGGTCAGTGATACCCGCGCCATCGAATTGCAGGCAGGGCCGGCGGACGCGCCGGTGCTGCGCGCGCCGGCGGTGGTCAATGTCGGCAACCCGCACGCCATTTTCTGGGTGGAGGACATCAACGCGGTCGATCTCGCCCTTCTGGGACCGGAGCTGGAACGCCATCCGATCTTCCCGGAGCGGGCAAACATCTCCGCCGCGCAGGTGGTCTCGCCCGACCACATCGTGCTGAAGGTGTGGGAGCGTGGCGTCGGCCTCACCCGTGCCTGCGGCACCGCCGCCTGCGCCACCGCCGTGTGCGCGGCGCGCCTCGGCCTCACCGGCCGGCGCGTCACCATCAGTCTGCCCGGCGGCGATCTGGTCATCGACTGGCGCGAGAGCGACGACCACATGCTGATGACCGGCCCCGCCGAAGTCGAGTTCGACGGCCGGCTCACCGCCGTCATGCTCGGCGAAGCCGAGTGA